Below is a genomic region from Amycolatopsis sp. 195334CR.
TCGAACCCGGGGTCATCGCCGACGGCGGCGCCGGGGCGCTGGTCATCGGCGAACCGGGCGGGCGGCCGGTGTCGCCGCGGGTGTCGTCCCTGGTCGCGGACCTGCGAGCGTGGGGACCGGCGCAGGCGAGCGACAACGTCGAGGGCTTCCTGTGGGCCAAGGCGGGTTTCGGCGCCATGCTCGCCGCGACCGCGCTGGCCGACGACGCGATGGCCGACCTGATCGACCGCCACCCGGCGGCGATCCGCGCGCTCGGCGAGGAGGTGTTCGACGTCGCCGCGGCGCTCGGGGTGCGGCTGGAGGCGTTCGACGCGTTCACCCCGGACGCCTTCGCCCGCGGCGCCGATCCGGCGGACCGGGCGGCGGCCACCACCCGGCTGACCGCCTGGCTGCGCACGCAACCCAAGAACCGCAGCGGGATCTGGCGCGACCTGGCCGTGCGGCGGCGCCGGGTGGAGGTCACCACGCACTACGCGACCGTGCTGGCCGAGGCGGACCGGCTGGGGCTGGCCACCCCGGTGCTGCGGGCGGTGCTGGACCAGCTCCGCGAACTGGAGGCCGATCCCGGCACCATGGCCGAGGCGCGCCTCGACGCCCTCGATCGACTCGCCGTGAGCCCGGTGTGACGTAGCGCGAACGGAGGTTGCGCGAGGAGCGGTCACCCTGCGAAGTTGATCGCTGTGAAGCGCGGGCGCCGCCGGGCGAAGGACAGGGAATCGGGCACGCTGTCGACCAGGGTCCGCCGGATCTGGGAGGTGGTGACCACCACCCTGGCCCTGCTCACCGCGGTCTACCTGGTGCTGAACACGATCGAGCCGACCAGGATGGTGCTCGAGCGGTACGTGCTGAAGCTGAACGTGGAGGCGCTGACCGCGATCGTGGCGATCATGCTCGAGGTGGCCATCGTGGCGGTGTACCAGCTCGGCCGCCAGGTGCGCACGATGCGGGCGGAACTCGGGCCGCGCAAGGACACCGAGGTGGTCGACGACGTCGGCGCCGTGGTCGACGCGGTGAAGCGGCTTTCGCGGACCGGCCGCCGCAGCGAGCGCACGCTGGAGGTGCTCGGCCTGACGCTGAACACCACCTGGCCGCAGCTCGCCCCCTGGGTGACCGGGCACGGCGCGCCGGCGCACTGGCGGATCACGCTGTACAGCCTCGATCCGGAGTACGTGCGGCGGTCCGGGGAACTGCCCGCGCACTGGAGCGACGAGGCGGCCCGCAGCCAGGAGCGGATCCGGGCGCTGGCCGCCGAGGAGGCCGACGAGCTGGCGCACCGGCGGATCAAGCTCGACCTGCACACCTACGCCTGCCTCCCGGTGGTGCACGGGTTCCGCCTCGGCAACGGGGACCTGTTCCTCGCCTACCTGCAGTGGACCGAGGCGGGCAGCATCCGGCCGTTCGAGTTCTACGAGCACATCCCGCGCGCGGACACCTCACCGCGCGCCAACCGGTACCGCGACCTGTTCGAAAGCTGGCTCAACCGCGCCGCCGCGAAGACCACGGAACCCAAGGCGGCCTAGGGACGGCCGGCGATCGCGGACCGGTGCGCCAGGC
It encodes:
- a CDS encoding ketopantoate reductase family protein, producing MTRGSYAVVGGGAIGGTLAFHLARAGHPVTVVDNDAEHVAAIRDGGLTIERGGARDRIAVEAVTPGEFDGRLERVLLAVKAQATGSAADWIAPLLADDGYVVSIQNGFNEPVLAERIGWPRTVAAFVNIFADRLEPGVIADGGAGALVIGEPGGRPVSPRVSSLVADLRAWGPAQASDNVEGFLWAKAGFGAMLAATALADDAMADLIDRHPAAIRALGEEVFDVAAALGVRLEAFDAFTPDAFARGADPADRAAATTRLTAWLRTQPKNRSGIWRDLAVRRRRVEVTTHYATVLAEADRLGLATPVLRAVLDQLRELEADPGTMAEARLDALDRLAVSPV